In one Scyliorhinus canicula chromosome 3, sScyCan1.1, whole genome shotgun sequence genomic region, the following are encoded:
- the LOC119963350 gene encoding immunoglobulin J chain-like translates to MMKTKHVLEVLAAILLYTALAPADSQLLVSSKCKLLEVKTRIVVTELPTGARVEHIARDIKITVPMRTRVNISDPTSPIQTKFVYKISDFCKNCTPKSSPLVPQCNPKPPPIDECYAHENKTCGHTQRREVSLWHQTPTVAPVETTVDLSSISDAP, encoded by the exons ATGATGAAGACTAAACACGTGCTCGAGGTACTTGCAGCAATTCTACTTTACACAGCGCTTGCACCAG CTGACAGCCAACTTCTAGTTTCATCGAAATGTAAGCTTTTGGAGGTGAAAACCCGAATTGTTGTGACTGAATTACCTACTGGTGCAAGAGTGGAACATATCGCCAGAGATATAAAAATCAC AGTTCCAATGCGAACCAGAGTGAACATTTCAGATCCAACCTCCCCAATTCAGACCAAGTTTGTCTACAAGATTTCAGATTT CTGCAAGAATTGCACCCCAAAGTCATCTCCACTCGTACCTCAGTGCAACCCCAAACCTCCACCCATTGATGAATGTTACGCCCATGAAAACAAAACATGCGGGCACACCCAAAGACGTGAAGTTAGTTTATGGCATCAAACCCCTACAGTGGCACCTGTTGAAACGACAGTAGATTTGTCATCGATATCAGATGCTCCATAG